The Bacillota bacterium genome contains the following window.
TTAATTCAGACGAGAGAGCTTCTTTTATTCTTTCGCTGAGCACCTTACTTTCTAATGTCCACACATCAATATAAATACCGTCGCTTTCGGCATCAGTAGATTTAGTCCATTCATCAGTGGTATAAATTCCTCTGACTTAGTGCTGTATAGGGTTGTCATTTTTTATATAAATCCAACGAGGTTTAAGCCAAGCCCTCAAAGATGCTGCAACTGACTCGAATTTCGGTTCTACTAAACCAATGCCAACTTTTTGCCGAAGCAAGTCCTGTTCAAGCACGGAAAGGTTGTCATTAATGACCTTCCGAAGCTGATTTACGGATTCTTGTCCTTCAATGTTGGAATTTGCGAGTTTTACTGCCGACATCACTTGTTCCTTTGCTTCATCTGTGTTTACGATGGAACCAAACAAAGTTGCCAGCTTGCCAGCTCGTGCAGGTTTTAATTCATTTTCCGCGTCTCTGAGTGCACCCAAATATGCAACTTGAATAGCCTCAAGGGTTTCTGGTGAGATAGCATTCCCCTCAACAGGGCCACCCCATATTTGGTAACGTATTTTTTCTTTGCTGTCCGTTGTTTGAACGGTGTAATAACGAACATGAAATTCGCCTTTTGTTGTGTCCTCAGGGTTCCAAATCTCGAATAAATCTGGAGTTACTTCATCTAGATAAATATCAATAAAAGCCTCATTGCTTCGTATCCCACGGCTGTCCATATGGAAATCCGAGAGGTTGAAGTATATTTCCTTCCGATATGATGTAGCCGAAAAAACAAGCCTTAATGCGTCTACAAGGGCAGATTTGCCGCAATTGTTTTCGCCAATAACCGCATTGACTCCCTTTTTAAAAGAAGCTGTAATGCCTTCGCTGTCAAATACTCTGAAATTGCGAATGCTTACTTTTGAAATATACATTGGTTCATCTCACAAAGTCTCTATAATGTTTCCTGTCTGGTTTTACAGGTTTTTGAGCGTGACAGAGGACTGAGCGTGACAGGGGCGGTTCTTTGACACATCCTAGTTCGAAGTCCAATCATGCTTAGTTGATTGGTAGACATGCCTATCTTCGATCCCACAACTTTAACGGGAACCCCACCCGCTATAAAATGTCCTGTCAATTATTGCCGTTATTATATAACTGGAATACAATGGTGTCAACCTGAGGGGAAAAGCGCGGAGGACATTGCAGGAGTCAACTCTTGTTATAAGAGCAATTCTCCTAATGACAACCCCTTTTCCCCTATGCTCGCTGGCGTTTGTCCCACAACGAGAGCTCTGCGGAGGGCCGGTTACGCGGACACGGCGAAGACTCGGCTAAGCGAACAGGCGCTCGCATCGTGCCGATAATTACGTTATTTGTTTGATTGGATGGAATAGCGGTGTCTACAGCCTAACCGGAAAACATCGGAAAGGTAAAGCAAGGCTCTATAAGAGCGCCGTCGTTCGCTCCGAGGCAAGCCGATGTCGCGTCGGCCCGTAGCACTGCTCTCCGGTGGGATAACGCCAGCGGAGTTTTTTGGGACATTTTCCTCAAGGAGCCACATCATTAGGCAGCAAGCCTGACAACGCCAGACGAAGTTTCGCAACTCAGAGGAATCACTTTGGCCTGAAATTGGTTAATTGAATATGGTATCCCCGAGATTTCGTCTTGCGAAAATGAACCGGCCGAATTCAAAACTGAGGACAGATTCTGTTACAGTTGTCGATTTTCTTCCCGGAAAAGGTGAAATCTTATCTGCGTTAGGAGTGGTAGTACAAGGGCAAAAGCAAAATATTATTTACAGGCCTCTCCTTCTCTCATGGCACCCCTTCTCTCATGACTTGGCTAATATATTTATTTAGCCGTAGTACTCTTCAGCATCTTTTTTAGTTCTATGAACCGTACCATATGGATGTTCAGGTGGCGCATATATAGAATACAATTTAATTGGTGTATGACCTATATTGATCAGATTGTGCCATTTACCAGCGGGTATTAATATTGCATAATTATCATACACTCTTTGCTGATAATACAGATTATCTTTTCTGTCTCCCATCATAACAAGACCTTGACCCTGTTCAATACGTATAAACTGATCGACGTAGGGATGCATCTCCAAACCTATATCATCTCCAACATTAATGCACATCAGGGTAAGCTGCAAATAGCTTCCTGTCCATAAAGCCGTACGGAAATTATTATTTCGTAAAGTAGCCTCCTCAATGTTAACCACAAAGGGTTCTGACCCATAATCCCTTAATGGATTATAATTTGGATAGTTCTTATAATCATTATCCATATTACTCTTCCTTCCATATATTTCATTATATAAATATCATATGCTCTATGTTTAGGAACTGTGAGCCTACCCCGTTTTGATCAACACAGGAAATGTTAACGCCGGTTTAGAATTACCGTAAATCGCAATACGAAAATTACCGTTTAAGAAGATCTACATCCCCGATGTCGAATCAGCACCAATACCATTCGCCGTGGTGGAGGTGCCAAAGAAACTTGATCAGGGATGCGAAAAAGTGACAGGCTTGGCGCACCACATTTTCAAGTCGATCATGCTTAAGGAAAAGTGACATCCGACCTCTATTTAGGCAAGCCGATGCCGCCGTCGACATGTAGCACAGCTCTCATGGGGGATAATGCCAGCGCAATTTCCATGGGATTCCATAAGGAGGTTCTCTGGTTAGAGGCATCCAATCTATGCCCGGTTTCCGGACGTTTGTTTCCCTCCGAACAGTTTTTCGGCAGGGCAGCCGATTTCTCTCTGTTTGCAGTACTTGCATGCAAAGGCGCCCCTGATGAGAGCGTTGCCGGTGAAGGAGAGTATGAACAGGGCCGCCACCAACGCCAGGAGCAGCCAGTCGAAGCTTTTTACCAGAAGGATGATTCCACTTACGGCCGGAACGAGAAAAACCAGGAAATCCGGCAGCATGGAAAGCCACGTAACGTCCCTGTCCGCGAATTTCTGCGGGTCGCCCCTGCGGCGCAGCAGAAAACACAGCTTGCCTTTGCCCAGTCCGCAGACCTTGCCGTAATAATAGCAGTTTACGCAGCTTCGTTTAAGGACTGTCGCCTCTACCCAGAGGCAGTACAGCAGGTACGCCGCGGCCGCCCAGACGCTGAACCCGACCAGGATGGCGGCCCCGAGGGCATAGATTGACATTGAAACCAGGTTGGCCAGCAGGGGTATCCATATCGGAAAGTTCTCGTAATTCTTCGTCGGTTTCAAACGTACTACCTCTCACATCTGTATTATTCCTTTACCCGTCCAAAGCCGTGGATAAGCTGCCCCCACGTAGATTTTCCGTAGCCCCCTATCTGCTTGGTCGTGGATATAATGACCCCCTTGGAAAGAGAGGCGTGGACGAAGTATATCGTGCCGTCTTCCTTTACACCTACCACGATCCCGACATGGTTGATCCGACCCTGTCCGTCGTCGCTTATGAAGAAAATCAGGTCCCCTTTCGTCACCTTGTCCCGGTCTATTCTATCGATCTTTTTCGATTTCCATTGGGTAGCCACGCCTTCCGGGAGCTTCGCTTCCGGAAAACTGGTGACCACCAGGGTCGAACACGGCATTTCATTGTGGCTCATGCCCATTTTGGTGAGCGCGATGTCAACGGCTGCTTCGGCCTTTTCGGAACCTTTGGGGAAATGCCGGCTTATCCACTGCTTAGAATACGTGCTGAGACACCCGAGGCAGACAAACGCCCCGCTCGGAACCGGCCTGACTTCGACTCCAGCCACACCGCACTCGATACAGTAACTTTCTCCCATTACACACCATCCCTGGTAAGTTTTCAGTAGCTTAGATGAGATGATTCTACACTAAAAAGCAAAAACCTCCGCCTTGAAGTGCAACCCTTCTTAAAAGACATGATAGAGACTAGACACATCTTTTTTGAGGAAAGAGGGGTGTCAAACCAGGCAGAAGAAAACGTAGGTTAAGAACTCAGATTACACTAGTCCGAACCGGAGAGCGCCCGATTGTTTTGAGGCGCTTAGCTACGCATTCCCGGCTTTTTCAGCCCAGTATGTTTATTTGTGTCCTTTTCTTTCATACTCCCTCGCAAGTTTCAGAGCATCCGCCTCGGTCAGCCCGCTCTCAATCAGGAAAACGTTGCCGTTATCGTCTTTGCGCCAGACCGACCACATCGGCCTGTTAGCCTGAGTCACGGATCCGGAATCAGTGAACTTCATCATAATTCATCTTAAACCTTCCGCTTCTCCCGCGTCAGCCGTGGAACTTGCCGTACGGCCCCTGCCACTTGGCCGCGATCCGTAGAAAAGGTTCGTAAAAGCCCCGGATTGGTAATTCGTGGCCAGCATACGGACCTTAATCTCTTTTCCTAAAGGGGCAGGATACGATAAATCAAGGTTTACGGTGCCGGGTAGGTGACGGTCACCTCCTGGGTGGACGCGTTCCATTCCACCCGGCAACCCAGGGTCTCGGCGATAAACCTCAGCGGCAGCATCGTCCTCCCCGGAGGAACGATTAAGGGCGCGACATTGTGGTTCAGCGGATCGATGTACTGTTCGGTCCCGTTGACGCCGGCCCGGTTCCGGCCGATGGAAAGCTCTATGGTTTTATCCCCCAGCACGATGGCAGCCCTCTGCGCGGCCGCGTTCCAGGTAACCCCGGCCCCCAGCGGTTCGGCCACATAGCGGATGGGCAGCAGGGTACGGCCTTCGCGGATCATCGGGACGGTATCCATCGTGTTCAGCGTACCGTTCACGTAGTACTCGGTGCTGCCGATGTAAAGGCGGATCACAGTGGATGTCGGCGGCGGGGACGGAGGCGGCGTCTGCGTTGTGGCGCCGGCTTCGTTGGAATCAGCGGACTCGCCGACGGTGTTATAAGCGCGTACTTTGTAGTAATATCTGGTCGAGGGGGATAGCCCCACGTCAAGATAGGACGTCTGGTTAGCCTCAAGCAAGGGCAGCGTTGTCCAGGCTTCGCCTTCCGTCTTCCTCATTATTTTAAATCCCGTTTCAACTGAGGAATTGTCCGTCCACGCAAGCGAGATCGAAGAGGAAGACTCGGCGGCAGCTGTAAGGTCCGAAGGGGCCGCCGGAGCGGTGGTAAAAGTATGCAGTCCCGGATACAGAATGCTGGGAATAGAGGTCGTGGCGTTTGCTTCATTGGAATAATCGGAATTACCGGCGGCATTATAGGCGCAGACCTTATAGTAATACTGGGTTGAAGGGGAAAGGCCCGTATTAAGATAAGACGTAACGTTAGCTCCTACCGGAGGCAGAGATACCCATGGTCCACCCGCCTTTTTAGTTAGAATCCTGAATCCCTGCTCATCCGAAGACCGATCGGTCCAACTGAGGGATATGGAAGTGGAAGATTCGGCGGTAGCCGTGAGGTTCGAGGGGGCAGCAGGGACATGTGCAATTGTGAAGCATGTATTGCTGGTATCAGCCTCAGCAATAGGCACGCCACTGATTTCGTAAGCGATCACCGTGATGCGGATTCTAGCCTGCGTTGTTAAAGGTATTTCGTCTCCGATAGTCCATGAGAAACTTCCGCCGGTAGTGCTGCCGATTGAGATCGGATAAATGTCTCCCCCGGTTGTAGATAAATTGATATGATGCTCCTTTTCGGGGGACAAAGTGTTCCAGGTAATGTTATACGTACGGCCTTTGGCTAAGATTTCTCCTCCGTCCGGATAAAGAAGCTCAATCCAATCGGCGTACGCCCGTCCCGGCATAACAAATCCCGCCAGAAAGACGCCGAACGCCACCAATAAAACGTACCGTTGCAACATTTTCACATCTACCCCTCCATTACTTAAAGAGTTGCCGAGTACGTTAATAATAGCATAATTCTGCCAAACGATAAACCGCATATTCGGAACAACCGGCGTTTTCTTAGAGCAGGGCTCCCTGAGCGTATAATCTTTCCTTCCAGGCAAGCCGATGTCGCGTCGGCCCGGGGCACTGCTATCATGTGCGACGCGCCGGCAGGTTTTTTTCCAGTGGTTTGCTGCAGGAGAGTTCCGAAATACAATAGTACAAATCGAGGGGGAAAGTGCAGATGATTGCATTATTCTGTTTTATGGCTTGCGCCCATAGGCCAGGATGATATCTGTGGTGATTTCTTTTACCGCTTTGCGCTCAAAAGCGTTTCTAAGCTTTTTCGCAACCGAGGGGACCTTGTCTGAAGGGACTTTTGCGTACCACCATGCCGATGAGGTGGCGGCAAAAAATTCGTATGCCTTGCCCCCATCCGCAAAGCTTTCTTTCCAAGTCAGCCGCCGGGTAGAGACGTCAGCCAGGCCGGCCATGCCGAACATGCGCGAAAGGTCTTTTTCCCGCCGCGGCCAGAATTCCACCCGGTAGCCTAGGGTGAGACTCTTGGGCATGGCCCTGAAGGTTATCTCAAAAGCTTCGCGGACAAACTCAGGCCCGTGTGCCGCAACGGCGAGAGTGCCCCCCGGTTTGAGCACCCGGACCATTTCCCCGTGCCGCATCCCACATCCAGGACCGTTTTCCCGTCAAGCTGTGTGCGCTCCAGAAGTACCCGGGCTATCTCAGTGAAATGTTCGCGGCCGACGGCGTCGTAGCGAGCGACATCGTCCGTCACTACCCCGT
Protein-coding sequences here:
- a CDS encoding AAA family ATPase; the encoded protein is MYISKVSIRNFRVFDSEGITASFKKGVNAVIGENNCGKSALVDALRLVFSATSYRKEIYFNLSDFHMDSRGIRSNEAFIDIYLDEVTPDLFEIWNPEDTTKGEFHVRYYTVQTTDSKEKIRYQIWGGPVEGNAISPETLEAIQVAYLGALRDAENELKPARAGKLATLFGSIVNTDEAKEQVMSAVKLANSNIEGQESVNQLRKVINDNLSVLEQDLLRQKVGIGLVEPKFESVAASLRAWLKPRWIYIKNDNPIQH
- a CDS encoding cupin domain-containing protein; this translates as MDNDYKNYPNYNPLRDYGSEPFVVNIEEATLRNNNFRTALWTGSYLQLTLMCINVGDDIGLEMHPYVDQFIRIEQGQGLVMMGDRKDNLYYQQRVYDNYAILIPAGKWHNLINIGHTPIKLYSIYAPPEHPYGTVHRTKKDAEEYYG
- a CDS encoding NlpC/P60 family protein, which gives rise to MGESYCIECGVAGVEVRPVPSGAFVCLGCLSTYSKQWISRHFPKGSEKAEAAVDIALTKMGMSHNEMPCSTLVVTSFPEAKLPEGVATQWKSKKIDRIDRDKVTKGDLIFFISDDGQGRINHVGIVVGVKEDGTIYFVHASLSKGVIISTTKQIGGYGKSTWGQLIHGFGRVKE
- a CDS encoding stalk domain-containing protein is translated as MLQRYVLLVAFGVFLAGFVMPGRAYADWIELLYPDGGEILAKGRTYNITWNTLSPEKEHHINLSTTGGDIYPISIGSTTGGSFSWTIGDEIPLTTQARIRITVIAYEISGVPIAEADTSNTCFTIAHVPAAPSNLTATAESSTSISLSWTDRSSDEQGFRILTKKAGGPWVSLPPVGANVTSYLNTGLSPSTQYYYKVCAYNAAGNSDYSNEANATTSIPSILYPGLHTFTTAPAAPSDLTAAAESSSSISLAWTDNSSVETGFKIMRKTEGEAWTTLPLLEANQTSYLDVGLSPSTRYYYKVRAYNTVGESADSNEAGATTQTPPPSPPPTSTVIRLYIGSTEYYVNGTLNTMDTVPMIREGRTLLPIRYVAEPLGAGVTWNAAAQRAAIVLGDKTIELSIGRNRAGVNGTEQYIDPLNHNVAPLIVPPGRTMLPLRFIAETLGCRVEWNASTQEVTVTYPAP